A single window of Sneathiella limimaris DNA harbors:
- the parC gene encoding DNA topoisomerase IV subunit A, whose amino-acid sequence MSEQSTMNTGDSRKTSLKEAISERYLAYAMSTIMSRSLPDVRDGLKPVHRRLLYAMRLLKLDPGSGYKKCARVVGDVIGKYHPHGDTSVYDALVRLAQDFAQRYPLVDGQGNFGNIDGDNAAAMRYTESRMTIFAELLLRDLDQDTVDFRATYDGEDKEPVVLPAAFPNLLANGSSGIAVGMATSIPPHNASELCEALQYLVKYYTEDPEAKPKDRLDKLLQFIPGPDFPTGGELVEKPENIREAYLTGRGGFRMRAKWEVEQGARGTYQIVVTEIPYMVQKGKLIERIAELIQTKKLPLLSDVRDESAEDIRLVLEPRSKNVEPEILMQGLFRLTDLESRFSLNLNVLDATQTPRVMGLQEVLESFLTHRFEVLRRRSRFRLDKIKNRLEVLEGYLIVFLNLDEVIRIIREEDHPKQELIKTFKLTDVQAEAILNMRLRSLRKLEEMELRTEHTELSEEKAGIEALLGSEELQKEAISNEIKELKKILKGVPEVANRRTVIGEAQELPEVPLEAMIEKEAITVICSDKGWIRALKGHVAETGEEKYKDGDKGKFWIQAETTDKLILFATNGRFYTIGADKLPRGRGHGEPVRLMIDLGNDQDIVALFVHKPGRKLLIASTDGRGFIVDENGVIAQTRNGKQTLNVSGDVEAAFCVEMEGDSIAVIGENRKLNCFATEEVSEMTRGRGVTLQRYKDGGLSDIKTFNKSEGLTWKSGERTRTEEDLTGWYTRRGNAGRLAPRGFNRNNKFS is encoded by the coding sequence ATGAGTGAACAGTCTACAATGAATACCGGTGATAGTCGCAAGACATCACTGAAGGAGGCCATAAGCGAGCGATATCTTGCTTATGCCATGTCAACCATTATGTCCCGTTCGTTACCAGATGTGCGCGATGGTTTGAAACCTGTCCATCGACGACTTCTATATGCGATGCGCTTACTCAAACTGGATCCCGGATCTGGCTATAAAAAATGCGCAAGGGTTGTAGGTGATGTGATCGGTAAGTATCACCCTCATGGTGACACTTCGGTATACGACGCTTTGGTCCGCCTGGCCCAGGATTTTGCACAGCGCTATCCATTGGTAGATGGGCAGGGGAATTTTGGCAATATTGACGGCGATAATGCTGCTGCCATGCGGTATACCGAAAGCCGGATGACTATCTTTGCCGAACTTCTATTGCGGGATCTCGATCAGGATACGGTTGATTTTCGAGCGACTTATGATGGTGAAGATAAGGAGCCTGTGGTTCTCCCGGCAGCTTTTCCAAACCTGCTAGCCAACGGATCTTCCGGGATTGCTGTGGGAATGGCGACTTCTATTCCACCGCACAACGCAAGTGAACTTTGCGAAGCGCTGCAGTATCTGGTGAAGTACTACACTGAAGATCCGGAAGCTAAACCAAAGGATCGGCTTGATAAGCTGCTCCAGTTTATCCCTGGGCCTGATTTTCCAACTGGGGGTGAACTGGTTGAAAAGCCAGAGAATATTCGGGAAGCATACTTAACGGGCCGTGGCGGTTTCCGCATGCGAGCTAAATGGGAAGTTGAGCAGGGCGCTCGAGGGACCTACCAGATTGTTGTGACCGAAATTCCCTACATGGTTCAGAAAGGCAAATTGATTGAGCGAATTGCTGAATTAATCCAGACGAAAAAACTGCCTCTGCTCAGTGATGTGCGAGATGAATCTGCTGAAGATATCCGACTTGTTTTGGAACCTCGGAGCAAGAACGTAGAGCCTGAAATTTTGATGCAGGGTCTTTTCAGATTAACTGATCTGGAAAGTCGTTTTTCGTTAAACCTGAATGTGCTTGATGCTACTCAGACCCCACGCGTTATGGGTCTCCAGGAGGTCTTGGAATCGTTCCTGACACACCGTTTCGAAGTCTTGAGACGGCGTTCCCGTTTCAGACTGGACAAGATCAAGAACCGACTGGAAGTTCTCGAAGGTTATTTGATCGTTTTCCTCAATCTTGATGAAGTTATTCGGATCATTCGGGAGGAGGATCATCCCAAGCAAGAGCTGATCAAGACCTTCAAACTCACTGATGTTCAGGCAGAAGCAATTCTGAATATGCGACTTCGTTCTCTTCGTAAACTTGAAGAAATGGAGTTGCGTACAGAACATACAGAACTTTCTGAAGAAAAAGCGGGTATTGAAGCCCTGCTTGGGAGCGAAGAGCTTCAGAAAGAAGCTATTTCCAATGAGATTAAGGAATTGAAGAAAATCCTTAAAGGTGTTCCTGAGGTTGCAAATCGCCGGACAGTTATTGGCGAAGCACAGGAGCTTCCCGAAGTGCCACTGGAAGCCATGATCGAGAAAGAAGCCATTACAGTCATTTGTTCTGATAAAGGTTGGATCCGCGCTTTGAAAGGTCATGTCGCTGAAACAGGTGAAGAAAAATACAAAGATGGCGATAAAGGCAAATTCTGGATCCAGGCTGAGACGACGGATAAGCTGATCCTTTTCGCAACGAACGGACGTTTTTATACAATCGGGGCTGATAAGCTCCCTCGCGGTCGAGGTCATGGCGAGCCAGTTCGTCTGATGATTGATCTTGGAAACGATCAGGATATTGTCGCCTTGTTTGTTCATAAACCAGGTCGCAAGCTATTGATCGCTTCAACCGATGGGCGTGGGTTTATTGTTGATGAAAATGGGGTCATTGCCCAGACTCGAAATGGTAAGCAGACCTTAAACGTATCCGGGGATGTTGAAGCTGCCTTCTGTGTTGAAATGGAAGGGGATTCAATTGCGGTTATTGGTGAGAACCGGAAACTAAACTGTTTTGCTACTGAAGAGGTTTCTGAAATGACCCGTGGACGGGGCGTGACGTTGCAGCGGTATAAGGATGGCGGTCTCTCTGATATCAAGACCTTCAATAAAAGTGAGGGTCTAACCTGGAAATCTGGAGAGAGAACCCGAACCGAAGAGGATTTGACAGGCTGGTATACGCGCCGCGGAAATGCTGGGCGATTGGCACCGCGAGGGTTTAACCGGAACAACAAATTCAGCTAA
- a CDS encoding TRAP transporter small permease subunit codes for MNQLTYIGMSHEFFFVVVALIIVLIVVGLLKRNFLQGTVHALEIFNGRIGQFAAWFALLMTLQQVAIIAVGQIFRGNEILIAPLGITLIDEELQWLSGQLKFYNTILIAMASAYTFIEGGHVRVDLVYASCKTRTKQWIDFLGTLFFFLPSTILLWWFSWPIAMNAMFAQKPMNVWTDSTRWRNFRFETSGTAEFTWVWAFKFFVLVFAGLMFICAVGFLLRNILALLEKNKEIPTHYTIDEVHGDMGSKTPAHPL; via the coding sequence ATGAATCAATTGACATACATCGGTATGTCTCATGAGTTTTTCTTTGTCGTCGTTGCACTCATTATCGTTTTGATCGTAGTTGGTCTGCTGAAAAGGAACTTCTTGCAGGGAACAGTCCATGCTTTGGAGATCTTTAATGGCCGTATCGGTCAATTCGCGGCTTGGTTTGCTTTACTTATGACATTGCAACAAGTTGCAATTATTGCAGTTGGGCAAATCTTTCGAGGAAATGAAATTCTTATCGCGCCTCTTGGCATCACGCTCATTGATGAAGAGCTTCAATGGCTTTCTGGTCAGCTAAAATTTTACAACACTATCCTGATCGCTATGGCATCCGCCTACACGTTTATTGAAGGTGGCCATGTACGTGTTGACCTGGTCTACGCGTCCTGTAAAACCAGAACCAAGCAATGGATTGATTTCCTGGGAACTTTGTTTTTCTTCCTTCCCTCCACGATCCTGCTTTGGTGGTTCTCATGGCCTATCGCCATGAACGCAATGTTTGCTCAAAAACCGATGAACGTCTGGACAGACTCCACCCGTTGGAGAAACTTCCGTTTTGAAACATCAGGAACAGCCGAGTTTACATGGGTCTGGGCCTTCAAGTTTTTTGTTCTGGTTTTTGCGGGCCTCATGTTTATTTGCGCTGTTGGCTTCTTGCTTCGCAATATTCTGGCTCTGCTTGAGAAGAATAAAGAAATCCCCACACATTATACGATTGACGAGGTGCACGGAGACATGGGCTCCAAGACACCCGCACATCCGCTTTAA
- the recO gene encoding DNA repair protein RecO: protein MHWIDEGIILSARKYGENSVIVQALTREHGRHSGLVRGGSGKRLRGILQPGNEVGLRWSGRLSEHLGNFSVEAKNSRSTLLFDRPLNLAAISAILGFLEVALPEREAHPKVYDASLILFEGLDEELSYWGPMLVMWELGLLKELGYGLDLKKCAVTGSADNLKFVSPKTGRAVSLEAAGPYAEKLIPLPRFMGGLSSAIDESVTKDDVLQGLFLTGYFLNKAVLSQLGDQSLPARERLIALLQKQAE from the coding sequence ATGCACTGGATTGATGAAGGGATCATATTATCTGCCCGGAAATATGGGGAAAATAGTGTTATTGTTCAGGCTTTAACCCGAGAACATGGTCGTCATTCCGGTTTGGTGAGAGGCGGAAGTGGCAAGCGCCTTCGTGGAATATTACAGCCTGGTAATGAAGTGGGACTTCGCTGGTCTGGGCGCTTAAGTGAACATCTGGGTAATTTCAGCGTGGAAGCTAAAAACTCGCGATCAACTCTATTGTTCGATCGTCCGTTAAATTTGGCCGCTATTTCCGCAATTTTGGGTTTCTTAGAAGTTGCCCTTCCGGAGAGGGAAGCTCATCCAAAAGTCTATGATGCCAGTCTTATTCTTTTTGAGGGGTTGGACGAGGAATTATCATATTGGGGGCCTATGCTGGTTATGTGGGAGCTTGGGTTGCTCAAGGAATTAGGGTATGGGCTTGATCTCAAAAAGTGCGCCGTTACCGGATCTGCGGATAATCTTAAATTTGTATCCCCGAAAACAGGACGCGCCGTGTCGCTCGAGGCGGCTGGACCTTATGCCGAAAAATTAATTCCGCTCCCCAGGTTCATGGGAGGTTTGAGTTCGGCAATAGACGAGAGTGTTACGAAAGACGATGTCCTGCAAGGGCTATTTTTAACCGGTTATTTTCTCAATAAGGCGGTTCTCTCTCAGCTGGGGGATCAGTCTTTACCAGCAAGGGAGCGCTTGATTGCCTTGCTTCAGAAACAGGCAGAGTGA
- a CDS encoding methyl-accepting chemotaxis protein produces the protein MNALAELRSSVSKYLLAILWVHVPVTLVAALVIGGSWLEATLASAIFAGITTFFYFRDKLSQEYRYSVAVTYMIQIGLIVYEFSGHPWQIDIHMYFFAGLAIVAVFCCWTTILVATATVAVHHLVLNFTLPAAVFPDGADFFRVVLHAVIVVFEAAVLTVLAFRLVKAFAASEEAIQAAASAQRLAEDEKQKAIQASEEAKEAAERVSALKAEADKLNEEKLRATEEENERRRKERLDIAAQFEQSVGGVLKKVGENTHKLTGLVSTMKSISDDVAGRVDQTSGVAEDMTNNVQAVSAATEQLSASIREISSQVNQSNRVASDASDRATATAGTMESLTTAAKEISEVINLINDIAEQTNLLALNATIEAARAGEAGKGFAVVASEVKNLATQTARATEEIATQVSDIQRVSDQAAEEIGAILGIIKEINATTTSVAAAVEEQSVATNEISQSTRGAYDGTVRLKGEVTDIEQFANQSLDASESVLVSINDLANDTDSVLNEVSEFMKKFRA, from the coding sequence ATGAACGCATTAGCTGAACTGAGATCGTCAGTTTCAAAGTATTTGCTTGCGATACTTTGGGTCCATGTTCCCGTAACGCTGGTCGCAGCGTTGGTGATTGGCGGAAGTTGGTTGGAAGCAACACTGGCATCGGCGATATTTGCTGGTATCACGACTTTCTTTTATTTCAGAGACAAGCTTTCTCAGGAATACAGATACTCTGTCGCTGTAACCTACATGATCCAGATCGGACTGATCGTTTATGAATTCAGTGGTCACCCGTGGCAAATTGATATTCATATGTACTTCTTTGCAGGCTTAGCCATCGTGGCTGTTTTCTGCTGCTGGACGACTATTCTGGTGGCGACGGCGACGGTTGCGGTTCATCATCTGGTACTGAATTTCACTCTACCTGCTGCCGTTTTCCCTGACGGTGCCGATTTTTTCCGTGTTGTTTTACATGCGGTAATCGTGGTCTTCGAAGCAGCAGTTCTTACAGTTCTCGCATTTCGTCTTGTGAAGGCATTCGCGGCATCTGAAGAAGCTATCCAAGCTGCAGCGAGCGCTCAACGATTGGCTGAAGATGAAAAACAAAAAGCTATCCAGGCCTCAGAAGAGGCCAAGGAAGCGGCGGAACGTGTGAGTGCGCTCAAAGCAGAAGCCGATAAATTGAATGAGGAAAAACTCAGAGCAACCGAAGAGGAGAATGAGCGTCGCCGTAAAGAACGGCTTGATATTGCAGCTCAATTCGAGCAGAGCGTGGGCGGAGTCCTCAAGAAGGTTGGGGAAAATACACATAAGCTCACGGGCTTGGTCAGCACAATGAAGTCTATATCAGATGATGTAGCTGGACGTGTGGATCAAACGAGCGGCGTTGCAGAAGATATGACGAATAACGTCCAAGCGGTCAGTGCGGCAACAGAGCAGTTAAGCGCTTCCATTCGAGAGATTTCATCGCAGGTTAATCAGTCAAACCGGGTTGCGAGTGATGCGTCTGATCGTGCGACTGCAACAGCAGGTACAATGGAAAGCCTCACAACAGCTGCGAAAGAGATTAGTGAGGTGATCAACCTTATTAATGATATCGCAGAACAGACTAACCTTTTGGCACTGAATGCAACGATTGAGGCCGCACGTGCCGGTGAGGCTGGAAAAGGCTTTGCTGTTGTGGCAAGTGAGGTGAAAAACCTAGCGACTCAGACCGCTCGGGCTACTGAGGAAATTGCGACGCAAGTTTCTGATATTCAGAGAGTGAGTGATCAGGCGGCTGAGGAAATTGGTGCTATTCTGGGAATTATTAAAGAGATTAATGCCACGACGACTTCTGTTGCGGCGGCCGTTGAAGAGCAATCAGTGGCAACAAATGAAATCTCTCAAAGCACCAGAGGTGCCTATGATGGAACTGTTCGTCTTAAAGGCGAGGTAACTGATATAGAGCAGTTCGCCAATCAGTCTTTGGATGCTTCTGAATCAGTGCTTGTTTCAATTAATGATCTTGCCAATGACACTGACAGTGTTTTGAATGAAGTTTCGGAGTTTATGAAAAAATTCCGGGCGTAA
- the gatB gene encoding Asp-tRNA(Asn)/Glu-tRNA(Gln) amidotransferase subunit GatB has translation MGMIIQGATGDWEVVIGMEVHAQVSSKAKLFSGSATEYGAEHNTQVSFVDAAMPGMLPVINRKAVEQAVRTGLGLKAKINKYSVFDRKNYFYADLPQGYQISQFQQPIVGEGVLTIDLPDGETREIGITRLHLEQDAGKSMHDQHPSMSLIDLNRSGVALMEIVSEPDLRSPEEAAAYIKKLRSILRYLGTCDGNMEEGSMRADVNVSVRRPGEPFGTRCEMKNINSVRFIQQAIIYEANRQVDIIEAGGTVDQETRLYDSVKGETRSMRSKEEAHDYRYFPDPDLLPLEFDDAFIDEIKADLPELPDEKKERFISKLGISAYDAGVLVTEKEVADFFEAVANGRDAKLAANWVTGELFGHLNKSGKSLSDSPVSADALGGLIDLIKDGTISNRIAKEVFEDMFATGKAAADIVEEKGLKQVSDTGAIEKAIDDVMAANMDKVEEYRGGKDKLIGFFMGQVMKATGGKANPGVVNQLLKPKLDG, from the coding sequence ATGGGTATGATTATTCAGGGCGCGACAGGTGACTGGGAAGTTGTCATCGGAATGGAAGTCCACGCTCAGGTCAGTTCCAAAGCAAAACTGTTTTCTGGTTCAGCAACAGAATATGGCGCGGAGCATAACACACAAGTGTCTTTTGTGGATGCTGCCATGCCGGGAATGTTGCCGGTTATTAACCGTAAAGCTGTCGAGCAGGCTGTGCGCACAGGGCTTGGTCTGAAAGCCAAGATCAACAAGTACTCGGTGTTTGATCGGAAGAACTACTTCTACGCTGACTTGCCGCAAGGTTATCAGATCAGTCAGTTCCAGCAGCCTATTGTTGGTGAAGGGGTTTTGACGATCGATCTCCCGGATGGCGAGACTCGGGAAATCGGGATTACCCGCCTGCATCTGGAGCAGGACGCGGGTAAGAGTATGCATGATCAGCACCCAAGCATGTCTCTGATTGACCTTAATCGGTCAGGAGTTGCGCTAATGGAAATCGTGTCAGAACCTGATCTTCGCTCCCCCGAGGAAGCTGCAGCCTATATCAAGAAGCTGCGGAGTATTCTCAGGTATCTTGGTACTTGTGATGGTAATATGGAAGAAGGCTCTATGCGGGCAGACGTGAACGTTTCTGTTCGTCGTCCGGGAGAGCCTTTTGGAACTCGCTGTGAGATGAAAAATATCAACTCTGTTCGTTTCATCCAGCAGGCAATTATCTATGAGGCCAATCGTCAGGTTGATATTATTGAAGCGGGCGGAACCGTAGATCAGGAAACCCGCCTTTACGACAGTGTGAAGGGTGAAACTCGGTCCATGCGCTCCAAAGAGGAAGCGCATGATTATCGTTATTTCCCAGACCCTGATTTGCTTCCACTTGAATTCGACGATGCGTTTATCGATGAGATTAAAGCGGACTTGCCGGAGCTTCCTGATGAGAAAAAGGAACGCTTTATCAGTAAACTTGGGATTAGTGCCTATGATGCTGGTGTTCTTGTGACTGAAAAAGAAGTTGCTGATTTCTTCGAAGCGGTTGCAAATGGACGTGATGCTAAATTGGCAGCCAACTGGGTGACAGGTGAATTGTTCGGCCATCTGAACAAGTCAGGAAAATCTTTAAGTGATAGCCCAGTCTCAGCAGATGCACTTGGTGGCTTGATCGATCTGATCAAGGACGGCACGATCTCCAACAGAATTGCGAAAGAAGTTTTTGAAGACATGTTTGCGACAGGCAAAGCCGCGGCAGATATTGTTGAAGAAAAAGGACTTAAGCAGGTATCTGATACTGGGGCGATTGAAAAAGCCATTGATGACGTCATGGCTGCCAATATGGATAAGGTAGAGGAATATCGCGGTGGTAAAGATAAGCTGATCGGCTTCTTTATGGGACAAGTGATGAAGGCAACTGGCGGCAAAGCAAACCCAGGTGTTGTTAATCAGCTCCTCAAACCGAAACTTGATGGGTAA
- a CDS encoding AMP-binding protein, which yields MQTLYEAFQGTVSAYPDNAFLCVPPLKGRSYYENGAEFTYKQVADAVEALRVAYLEAGYGYGQRVGFLLENRPQYVFHLLALNAIGASAVPINPDYRHDEILYQMTHSEAVLVVTIESRYEDLLAVANDREAPLPVVTDTDFLDCLPGAIEKAPNGTPCLSTEASLLYTSGTTGRPKGCMLTNEYHLTSGQWYADMGGLVDIRKGQERLYNPLPLFHMNAACVSLGCMLLTGGCLIIPDRFHPKSWWQEVYDTKATIIHYLGVVPPMLLNQPVSEFEKTHSVLFGIGAGVEPELHGVFEERYGFPLLEVWGMTETGRIYGVREEPRHIETRAFGRPYGGFEAKVADETGNEVPRGEQGELLVRFAGDNPRKGFFAGYLKNKEATEEAWKGGWFHTGDTVTQDESGMLYFVDRKKNIIRRSGENIAAAEVEAILQSHDAVAQVAVIAVPDEVREEEVMACIVPMEGFEPGDNLAKELFDFAFDRLAYFKPPGWLLFLEKLPTTGTQKIQKTQIFGSDIDPRESDGIYDFRPLKKKSRVA from the coding sequence ATGCAAACACTATACGAAGCCTTTCAAGGAACTGTCTCTGCTTATCCAGATAATGCGTTTCTTTGTGTTCCGCCATTAAAGGGGCGATCATATTATGAAAACGGTGCTGAATTTACCTATAAACAAGTAGCTGATGCAGTTGAGGCGCTTCGCGTCGCCTATCTGGAAGCAGGGTATGGGTATGGTCAGCGTGTTGGCTTCCTTTTAGAGAACCGTCCCCAGTATGTTTTTCATTTGCTGGCCCTAAATGCAATTGGGGCATCTGCAGTCCCGATAAATCCTGATTATCGGCACGACGAAATTCTCTATCAAATGACACATTCAGAAGCAGTTCTTGTTGTCACAATTGAGAGTCGCTATGAGGATTTGCTGGCAGTCGCTAATGATCGGGAGGCGCCTTTGCCGGTTGTTACAGATACCGATTTTCTGGATTGCCTGCCAGGTGCCATAGAAAAAGCGCCAAACGGGACGCCTTGCCTTTCTACAGAAGCTAGCCTGCTTTATACATCGGGCACAACAGGACGGCCTAAGGGCTGTATGCTGACCAATGAATACCATTTAACTTCTGGTCAGTGGTATGCAGATATGGGAGGGCTTGTGGATATCCGAAAAGGGCAGGAACGCCTTTACAATCCGCTGCCTCTTTTTCACATGAATGCGGCTTGTGTATCTCTTGGATGTATGTTGTTGACGGGTGGGTGTTTGATTATTCCTGATCGTTTCCATCCAAAAAGTTGGTGGCAGGAAGTGTATGATACCAAGGCAACGATTATACATTATCTGGGCGTTGTTCCACCTATGCTGCTTAATCAACCCGTTAGCGAATTTGAGAAAACCCATTCAGTTCTTTTTGGAATTGGTGCAGGTGTTGAACCTGAACTCCATGGTGTATTTGAGGAGAGGTATGGTTTTCCCCTTCTCGAAGTCTGGGGAATGACTGAAACCGGTCGTATCTATGGAGTGCGTGAAGAACCTCGCCATATTGAGACACGGGCGTTTGGCCGACCCTATGGTGGATTTGAAGCTAAGGTAGCGGATGAGACCGGAAACGAAGTGCCTCGTGGGGAGCAAGGTGAGTTGCTTGTCCGGTTTGCTGGAGACAATCCCCGCAAAGGTTTTTTTGCGGGCTATTTAAAGAATAAAGAAGCGACCGAAGAAGCATGGAAGGGTGGATGGTTCCATACAGGAGATACAGTCACCCAAGATGAAAGCGGGATGCTTTATTTTGTAGATCGAAAGAAAAATATTATTCGTAGATCTGGTGAGAATATCGCAGCTGCCGAGGTTGAAGCCATTTTACAAAGTCATGATGCCGTTGCGCAAGTTGCGGTAATTGCTGTTCCGGATGAAGTTCGTGAAGAAGAGGTCATGGCCTGTATTGTACCTATGGAAGGGTTTGAGCCTGGCGATAATCTGGCGAAGGAGCTTTTTGATTTCGCCTTTGATCGCCTGGCATATTTTAAACCACCAGGCTGGCTTTTGTTTCTGGAGAAGCTGCCAACGACGGGCACCCAAAAAATTCAGAAAACACAGATTTTTGGATCTGACATAGATCCGCGTGAGTCAGATGGAATTTATGACTTCCGACCACTCAAGAAAAAGAGCCGGGTTGCTTGA
- a CDS encoding TRAP transporter large permease produces MLFGLNGVEISLIIVAISLFGGILSGYPVAFAISGSAFVSFAVIAVLNEAGLLYTMQEIGGQMQKVPVFERGWEHAVLATESTWAQGVFSRAFGGNVETLLAVPLFVLMGIALERSNIAEDLLTTMAKLFGSMPGGLAISVVLVGTLLAASTGVVGATVVTMGLIALPTMLRNGYSKSLATGVIATSGTLGQIIPPSIVIVLLGSIVGDMYAIGQETRADKLGMTVLEMLGEPAVLSTGTLFKAAFIPGVMLASLYALYALGFALLNREKAPPVHLSGADSYGLLSYYKNNPWLLLGAAFGPGLVLILLWIIFASTGVIGDVTVDDVTTYGVLSGGTYSLVVLSGFLLTFAMAVRPSYSLTPIVVGLIGTFLIVLFDWLFVAGDASGGTKTLVYFIPAAMMVYGLKHAIVRVTEIEVIRVVSPPVILIVAVLGSILGGVTNPTAAAALGAAGAIMLAANRRLKDQNQSSKPVIWASLGIVVMLLTRGNFDLRMTMEDIAFDDKLAIFVTLIAFHVAFFGLLYSCWILFREKVMSQVVRETTKVTSMVFVILISSLFLSLTIRAFGGEHYIQEFLHSFDDPRTLLIVVMIVLFLLGFVLDFIEIIFIVIPIVGPVIYAADPTLMPPTWITILIAVNLQTSFITPPFGFALFYLRGVAPSEVSTMDIYRGVIPFVIIQVIGLLILWFFPSITTLLPELLPAN; encoded by the coding sequence ATGTTATTTGGTCTAAACGGCGTTGAAATCTCGCTGATTATTGTCGCTATTTCACTCTTCGGGGGCATTCTGTCAGGCTATCCTGTGGCATTCGCCATTTCAGGTTCAGCATTTGTCAGCTTTGCCGTCATTGCGGTCTTAAACGAAGCCGGGCTCCTCTACACCATGCAGGAGATCGGTGGTCAGATGCAGAAAGTCCCTGTTTTTGAACGGGGATGGGAACATGCCGTATTGGCAACGGAGTCGACCTGGGCTCAAGGGGTATTCTCCCGTGCCTTCGGTGGTAACGTTGAAACTCTGCTGGCTGTTCCTCTGTTCGTGTTGATGGGTATTGCGCTGGAACGCTCCAACATTGCAGAAGATCTGCTCACAACCATGGCGAAGCTTTTTGGTTCCATGCCTGGTGGTCTGGCTATTTCTGTTGTTTTGGTGGGAACGCTCCTTGCTGCGTCAACAGGCGTTGTTGGTGCAACAGTTGTAACCATGGGCTTGATTGCCCTGCCAACCATGCTTCGAAATGGTTATTCTAAATCGCTAGCAACAGGTGTTATCGCGACCTCAGGTACACTGGGTCAGATTATCCCACCATCTATCGTGATTGTTCTGCTTGGGTCCATCGTTGGCGATATGTACGCTATCGGTCAGGAAACACGCGCTGACAAGCTGGGTATGACTGTATTGGAAATGCTGGGTGAACCGGCAGTTCTGTCTACAGGAACCCTTTTTAAAGCGGCCTTTATTCCAGGTGTAATGCTGGCTTCTCTCTATGCGCTTTATGCCCTAGGGTTTGCTCTGCTGAACCGTGAAAAGGCTCCACCCGTTCACTTAAGTGGCGCAGATAGTTATGGCCTACTTTCTTACTACAAAAATAATCCATGGCTTCTTCTGGGTGCTGCTTTTGGACCTGGCTTGGTTCTGATCCTTCTGTGGATCATCTTCGCCAGCACAGGTGTCATTGGAGATGTTACCGTTGACGATGTAACGACTTATGGTGTGCTGTCAGGTGGAACTTACTCACTTGTTGTTTTGTCAGGCTTCCTTCTCACTTTTGCCATGGCGGTTCGACCAAGTTACTCGCTCACCCCAATCGTTGTTGGATTGATCGGAACCTTCCTGATCGTTTTGTTTGACTGGCTGTTTGTTGCTGGTGATGCAAGCGGTGGGACTAAGACACTTGTTTACTTTATTCCTGCAGCCATGATGGTTTATGGATTGAAGCACGCAATTGTCCGTGTAACTGAGATCGAAGTCATCCGTGTTGTCTCACCTCCAGTCATTCTGATTGTTGCCGTTCTGGGATCCATCCTTGGTGGGGTTACAAACCCGACTGCAGCTGCAGCTTTGGGTGCCGCTGGTGCGATCATGCTGGCGGCAAACCGGCGACTGAAGGATCAAAACCAATCTAGCAAGCCTGTAATTTGGGCTTCTCTCGGCATCGTGGTGATGTTGCTGACACGTGGTAACTTCGATCTGCGCATGACCATGGAAGACATCGCTTTCGATGACAAGCTTGCCATTTTTGTCACGCTTATCGCGTTTCATGTTGCCTTCTTTGGTTTGCTCTATTCCTGCTGGATCTTGTTCCGCGAGAAGGTCATGTCACAGGTTGTGCGGGAAACCACAAAAGTTACCTCGATGGTTTTTGTGATCCTGATTTCGTCCCTCTTCCTAAGCCTGACGATCCGGGCATTCGGGGGTGAACATTACATTCAGGAATTCCTGCACTCGTTCGATGATCCAAGAACGCTCCTGATTGTGGTAATGATTGTTCTGTTCTTACTGGGATTTGTTCTCGACTTTATTGAAATCATCTTCATCGTGATTCCGATTGTCGGCCCCGTGATTTATGCAGCTGATCCTACCCTGATGCCGCCAACCTGGATAACAATCCTGATTGCGGTTAATCTGCAGACATCATTTATTACGCCACCGTTCGGTTTCGCCCTGTTCTACCTCCGAGGAGTTGCACCATCAGAGGTATCAACTATGGATATTTACCGGGGCGTTATCCCATTTGTAATCATTCAGGTTATCGGCCTGTTGATCCTCTGGTTCTTCCCGAGCATCACAACCCTGCTACCTGAACTCCTACCCGCAAATTAG